The DNA region TAAGGCTCTGGCAATTGAAATGCGTTGCCGCTGACCCCCAGAAAATTCATGAGGATAACGATTTAAAGAGTCCGAAGGCAATCCGACTTGCTCTAACAGAGTGCACGCTCGACTACGCCTCTCTATGTCTGAAGAACCTAGGCCATGAAGAATCATTGGTTCCTCTAATATTTGCCACACAGTAAACCTCGGATTTAAACTCCCAAAAGGATTTTGAAAAACAATCTGCACCCTGCGCTTATAAGACGAGATCTCGTCTTTACTCATCTTGAGAAGATCTATTCCATCAAAAAAAATTTGGCCCGAATTGAACTTCATCAAGCGAAGTATACATAGAGCCGTTGTCGTTTTTCCAGAACCCGACTCTCCAACAATGCCCAGCGTTTGTCCCTGCCGTATAGAGAAAGAAATATCTCTTACCGCAATAAATTTTTCCGTTTTAAATAAATGGACCCGTCGGTCAAAAACCTTCTTGAGATTGCGAACCTCGAGTAAAACCTTTCCAAACTTCGCTGGATATTTATCGTTGTACTGTGGTCGGTGTTCTTGAGAGCTAACGTCTCTTAACGAGATGAAATCCTCAAGGACTTTCAGTCGATGCCCTGGCTTATTCGCTCCAGGCCTGCACATGAGCAATGCTTTCGTATATGTATTCTTGGGACGAGTAAAGACCTCCACGACTTCTCCTGCCTCAACCACACGGCCGGCGCGCATAACCACTGCATGATGCGCAAACTCACTTACTAATGCGAGATCATGGGTAATAAAGATCATGGCCATTCGGCGCTTCGCCTGAAGGCTTAGAAGAAGCTGAACTATTTGCCTTTGAATGGTAACGTCGAGTGCGGTAGTAGGCTCATCTGCAATCAGCAGATCTGGTTCCATGGACAAAGCCATCGCTATCATGACTCTCTGCTGCTGACCTCCGGATAACTCGTGAGGATAGGCATTTACTCGGCGTAACGGCTCAGCAATACC from bacterium includes:
- a CDS encoding ABC transporter ATP-binding protein — protein: MVETSRSPLLSVDRLTIDFRSASGRIVQAVRDVSFQIFSEQTLAVVGESGSGKSVTSLAIMGLLPKRAVRVRDTSAIFFKGNDLLKLSHSHMRALRGRKISMIFQDPMSSLNPVFPVGFQLSEMLRVHKGMSRKVAHEKTLDLLHEVGIAEPLRRVNAYPHELSGGQQQRVMIAMALSMEPDLLIADEPTTALDVTIQRQIVQLLLSLQAKRRMAMIFITHDLALVSEFAHHAVVMRAGRVVEAGEVVEVFTRPKNTYTKALLMCRPGANKPGHRLKVLEDFISLRDVSSQEHRPQYNDKYPAKFGKVLLEVRNLKKVFDRRVHLFKTEKFIAVRDISFSIRQGQTLGIVGESGSGKTTTALCILRLMKFNSGQIFFDGIDLLKMSKDEISSYKRRVQIVFQNPFGSLNPRFTVWQILEEPMILHGLGSSDIERRSRACTLLEQVGLPSDSLNRYPHEFSGGQRQRISIARALALTPSLIVCDEPVSSLDVSVQAQILNLLKDLQQELGLSYLFISHDLEVVRHMSNELIVMRDGVIVEEGPAEVLYSRPSHSYTKELLNASPRLSSFVAQ